ATCTGCCCCGCAGCTCCGGTGACGGTGATTGTTGTCGCGTTCGTCGTCATGTGGTTCCTTTGCGCGTTGGGGGCAACGTGAAGTCGGGGTGCGCAACCAGCCTACGGGCATGATCCGACCTGTGCCAGGTGGCTCCTTTGGCGTGCGAAGACACTGGTCCCAGGAGTAGTGGTTCACATTTTCGGCAAAGGAGATCAGCACGATCGGGAGCGGACTCGCCAAAGTCGCTGCGGGCTGACCGAGCCGCAGCAGCGTCAGAAGCTTTCGCGCCAGTCTCTGATGACACGGACCGCGTCGTCGAGGTGGGACTCCAAGATGAAGTGCCCACTTTCAATCAGCTCGATGCGAGCATCGGGGGAGTCTCGGAGGAATGCCGTGGCTCCGGCTGCACCGAAGATTTCGTCATTCTTGCCCCAGATGGCGAGAACAGGAACCCCGGAGCTGCGTAGCCACTTCTGAACGTCAGCGTACATCGGGCGGTTTGTCGCATAGTCGCCGAACAGGGTCAGCTGAGCGCGATCGACTCCGGGGCGCTCCAGAAGTGCAATGTCGTGCTCCCACGCATCCGGGTCGACGGTGGATGCATCTGGCACTCCGTGCGTGTACTGCCACTCGACGGCCTCTCGTCCGAGAGCCGGACGGAGGGCCGCCTCGTTTTCTGCGGAGGCATCAGCGGCGTATGCCCAGATGGGTGCCCAGAACTCGGGCACGAACCCTTCTTCATACGCGTTGCCGTTCTGCGAGATCACTCCCTCGACGGATTCAGGGCTGGCCAGCGCGAGGCGCCAACCAATCGGAGCACCGTAGTCGTGCACGTACATCGTGTACGTGGAGACTTCAAGCTGCGACAACAATTTCTGCGTGACATCGGCGAGTGAATCGAATGAGTACTCGAAGTCATCGGCAGAGGGTGCTGACGAACACCCAAAACCGATGTGATCCGGCGCGATCACCCGGTAGCGGTCCGCAAGGGCAGGAATGAGGTGCCGGAACATGTGCGAGCTCGTGGGGTAGCCGTGCAGCAACAAAAGAACGGGTGCGTCGTGGGGCCCGGCTTCACGATAGAAGACCTGCAAACCATCGATGGACGCTGTGCGGTGGTGAACGACAGGCATTACTAACTCCTTAAACTAGATTAACTGGTTAGTCACACGTTAGCATAGAAGGGAAACGATGCCGAAGGGTGCACATGGTTCACGACGAAGATCTTTTGCTTGCTGTGCTGAACAGTGCCCCTGTCGTCGACGGCACTCAGACTGACGCCCTGCAGGGCGCGGGGGGCAGTGAGCTTGTCGAACGATTCGGCGGTA
The Paramicrobacterium chengjingii DNA segment above includes these coding regions:
- a CDS encoding alpha/beta fold hydrolase, which codes for MPVVHHRTASIDGLQVFYREAGPHDAPVLLLLHGYPTSSHMFRHLIPALADRYRVIAPDHIGFGCSSAPSADDFEYSFDSLADVTQKLLSQLEVSTYTMYVHDYGAPIGWRLALASPESVEGVISQNGNAYEEGFVPEFWAPIWAYAADASAENEAALRPALGREAVEWQYTHGVPDASTVDPDAWEHDIALLERPGVDRAQLTLFGDYATNRPMYADVQKWLRSSGVPVLAIWGKNDEIFGAAGATAFLRDSPDARIELIESGHFILESHLDDAVRVIRDWRESF